The following are from one region of the Strix uralensis isolate ZFMK-TIS-50842 chromosome 4, bStrUra1, whole genome shotgun sequence genome:
- the CDKN2AIP gene encoding CDKN2A-interacting protein isoform X1, which translates to MAAGKAAAGKAAAEPLGRTAEEVVWAEALRGACEPEHHWRHRREFLLRNVGEPPAAGSAQLQRLVSLSMVWANHVFLGCRYPPQVMEKALEMAEGIQVTGAPVRTTRDELVAKVKKRGISSSNEGIEEPSKKRAVEKSTDSKDTGKDVKTTKAEAPKETESTLPKKQEKGTSKDPESSQSTCSSNQEMVAASDTETEGKPADAENTAEQNPPSSEKESGEKPCSNPPKESKCENVPSPEKKTTVSAVPPAAKSALQAAAVPAAAKSTLQAAAVPPMAPLTAKSTPQAAAVAATAKSTRQAAVAAAAPPTTKSTPQAAAAPPATKSTPQAAAAVPPTTKSAPQAAAAVPPTTKSAPQAAAAVPPTTKSAPQAAAAVPPTTKSAPQAAAAVPPTTKSAPQAAAAVPPTTKSAPQAAAAVPPTTKSAPQAAAAVPPTTKSAPQAAAAVPPTTKSTPQTSATLLSSKNQVSAPASVSKSSAQAGSSLLLAPKSGAQAGTSLLLASKGTPKAGSSLLASKSSAEVAASLLAARSGVQQGSSLLTSKSSAQVAASLLASRSGAQQGPSSLASRGGAQAGGSLLASKGGTQAGSPQLASKSGSQAGESPAKALCKPLTSEDAKERQPFFNRLYKAVAWKLVAVGGFSPNVNHAELLNSSIQSVKATLDVAFVPLKELADLPQNKSSLENIVCELRCKSVYLGTGCGKSMENAKAVASREALKLFLKKKVIVKICKRKYKGSEIEDLVLLDEESKPSNLPPALRNPREIL; encoded by the exons ATGGCGGCGGGGAAGGCGGCGGCCGGGAAGGCGGCGGCCGAGCCCCTGGGGCGGACGGCGGAAGAGGTGGTTTGGGCGGAGGCGCTGCGCGGGGCCTGCGAGCCCGAGCACCACTGGCGGCACCGCCGGGAGTTCCTGCTGCGCAACGTGGGGGagccgccggcggcgggcagcgcccaGCTCCAGCGCCTGGTATCCCTCTCCATGGTGTGGGCCAACCACGTCTTCCTGGGCTGCCG GTACCCGCCGCAGGTCATGGAGAAGGCGCTGGAAATGGCGGAAGGCATCCAAGTGACCGGCGCGCCTGTCCGCACCACGAGAGATGAACTGGTTGCCAAGGTGAAGAAAAGAGGCATATCAAGTAGCAATG AAGGGATAGAGGAGCCCTCCAAGAAGCGAGCTGTTGAGAAAAGCACAGACTCTAAAGATACTGGAAAAGATGTGAAAACAACCAAGGCAGAAGCCCCAAAGGAAACAGAGAGTACATTGccaaaaaagcaggaaaaaggtACTAGCAAAGATCCAGAAAGCTCCCAGTCAACTTGCAGTTCAAATCAAGAAATGGTCGCAGCATCAGatacagaaacagaaggaaagcctGCTGATGCTGAAAATACTGCTGAGCAAAATCCACCTTCATCTGAAAAAGAGTCAGGAGAGAAGCCTTGCTCAAATCCACCTAAGGAAAGCAAGTGTGAAAATGTGCCGTCACCTGAAAAGAAAACTACAGTAAGTGCAGTGCCACCGGCTGCCAAGAGCGCCCTGCAGGCAGCGGCAGTGCCGGCGGCAGCAAAGAGCACCCTGCAGGCAGCGGCGGTGCCACCGATGGCGCCACTGACTGCCAAGAGCACCCCGCAGGCAGCAGCGGTGGCAGCGACTGCCAAGAGCACACGGCAGGCAGCAGTGGCGGCGGCGGCACCACCAACCACCAAGAGCACCCCACAGGCAGCAGCGGCGCCACCAGCCACCAAGAGCACCCCgcaggcagcagcggcggtgCCACCGACCACCAAGAGCGCCCCgcaggcagcagcggcggtgCCACCGACCACCAAGAGCGCCCCgcaggcagcagcggcggtgCCACCGACCACCAAGAGCGCCCCgcaggcagcagcggcggtgCCACCGACCACCAAGAGCGCCCCgcaggcagcagcggcggtgCCACCGACCACCAAGAGCGCCCCgcaggcagcagcggcggtgCCACCGACCACCAAGAGCGccccgcaggcagcagcagcgGTGCCACCGACCACCAAGAGCGCCCCgcaggcagcagcggcggtgCCACCGACCACCAAGAGCGCCCCgcaggcagcagcggcggtgCCACCGACCACCAAGAGCACTCCACAAACAAGTGCTACATTGCTGTCTTCCAAAAACCAAGTGAGTGCCCCGGCATCAGTGTCCAAGAGCAGTGCTCAGGCGGGCAGTTCGCTGCTTCTGGCCCCTAAGAGCGGCGCTCAGGCAGGCACCTCGCTGCTGCTGGCCTCCAAGGGCACTCCTAAGGCAGGCTCCTCGCTCCTGGCCTCCAAGAGCAGCGCTGAGGTGGCTGCCTCGTTGCTGGCCGCTCGGAGCGGCGTTCAGCAGGGATCCTCGCTGCTGACTTCGAAGAGCAGCGCTCAGGTGGCTGCTTCGCTGCTGGCCTCTCGGAGTGGCGCCCAGCAAGGTCCCTCGTCACTGGCATCCCGGGGTGGAGCTCAGGCTGGTGGTTCCTTGCTGGCCTCCAAGGGTGGCACACAGGCAGGTTCACCACAGCTTGCCTCCAAGAGTGGCTCGCAGGCGGGTGAAAGCCCTGCTAAGGCTTTGTGCAAACCATTAACAAGCGAAGATGCAAAGGAAAGACAACCTTTTTTCAACAGACTATACAAAGCTGTAGCCTGGAAACTGGTTGCTGTTGGAGGCTTCAGTCCTAACGTAAATCACGCAGAACTTCTAAACTCATCTATTCAGTCTGTAAAAGCTACATTAGATGTTGCTTTTGTTCCCCTGAAGGAACTTGCAGACTTGCCTCAAAATAAGAGCTCTCTAGAAAATATAGTTTGTGAACTGAGGTGCAAGTCTGTCTACTTGGGTACTGGCTGTGGTAAAAGTATGGAAAATGCCAAAGCGGTTGCTTCAAGAGAAGCTTTGAAATTgttcctgaagaagaaagttatTGTGAagatatgtaaaagaaaatacaaaggtaGTGAAATTGAAGATTTGGTACTTCTGGATGAAGAATCAAAACCTTCGAATTTACCTCCAGCTTTAAGAAATCCTCGTGAGATCTTGTAG
- the CDKN2AIP gene encoding CDKN2A-interacting protein isoform X2, translating into MAAGKAAAGKAAAEPLGRTAEEVVWAEALRGACEPEHHWRHRREFLLRNVGEPPAAGSAQLQRLVSLSMVWANHVFLGCRYPPQVMEKALEMAEGIQVTGAPVRTTRDELVAKVKKRGISSSNEGIEEPSKKRAVEKSTDSKDTGKDVKTTKAEAPKETESTLPKKQEKGTSKDPESSQSTCSSNQEMVAASDTETEGKPADAENTAEQNPPSSEKESGEKPCSNPPKESKCENVPSPEKKTTVTAVPAAAKSTLQAAAVPPMAPLTAKSTPQAAAVAATAKSTRQAAVAAAAPPTTKSTPQAAAAPPATKSTPQAAAAVPPTTKSAPQAAAAVPPTTKSAPQAAAAVPPTTKSAPQAAAAVPPTTKSAPQAAAAVPPTTKSAPQAAAAVPPTTKSAPQAAAAVPPTTKSAPQAAAAVPPTTKSAPQAAAAVPPTTKSTPQTSATLLSSKNQVSAPASVSKSSAQAGSSLLLAPKSGAQAGTSLLLASKGTPKAGSSLLASKSSAEVAASLLAARSGVQQGSSLLTSKSSAQVAASLLASRSGAQQGPSSLASRGGAQAGGSLLASKGGTQAGSPQLASKSGSQAGESPAKALCKPLTSEDAKERQPFFNRLYKAVAWKLVAVGGFSPNVNHAELLNSSIQSVKATLDVAFVPLKELADLPQNKSSLENIVCELRCKSVYLGTGCGKSMENAKAVASREALKLFLKKKVIVKICKRKYKGSEIEDLVLLDEESKPSNLPPALRNPREIL; encoded by the exons ATGGCGGCGGGGAAGGCGGCGGCCGGGAAGGCGGCGGCCGAGCCCCTGGGGCGGACGGCGGAAGAGGTGGTTTGGGCGGAGGCGCTGCGCGGGGCCTGCGAGCCCGAGCACCACTGGCGGCACCGCCGGGAGTTCCTGCTGCGCAACGTGGGGGagccgccggcggcgggcagcgcccaGCTCCAGCGCCTGGTATCCCTCTCCATGGTGTGGGCCAACCACGTCTTCCTGGGCTGCCG GTACCCGCCGCAGGTCATGGAGAAGGCGCTGGAAATGGCGGAAGGCATCCAAGTGACCGGCGCGCCTGTCCGCACCACGAGAGATGAACTGGTTGCCAAGGTGAAGAAAAGAGGCATATCAAGTAGCAATG AAGGGATAGAGGAGCCCTCCAAGAAGCGAGCTGTTGAGAAAAGCACAGACTCTAAAGATACTGGAAAAGATGTGAAAACAACCAAGGCAGAAGCCCCAAAGGAAACAGAGAGTACATTGccaaaaaagcaggaaaaaggtACTAGCAAAGATCCAGAAAGCTCCCAGTCAACTTGCAGTTCAAATCAAGAAATGGTCGCAGCATCAGatacagaaacagaaggaaagcctGCTGATGCTGAAAATACTGCTGAGCAAAATCCACCTTCATCTGAAAAAGAGTCAGGAGAGAAGCCTTGCTCAAATCCACCTAAGGAAAGCAAGTGTGAAAATGTGCCGTCACCTGAAAAGAAAACTACAGTAA CGGCAGTGCCGGCGGCAGCAAAGAGCACCCTGCAGGCAGCGGCGGTGCCACCGATGGCGCCACTGACTGCCAAGAGCACCCCGCAGGCAGCAGCGGTGGCAGCGACTGCCAAGAGCACACGGCAGGCAGCAGTGGCGGCGGCGGCACCACCAACCACCAAGAGCACCCCACAGGCAGCAGCGGCGCCACCAGCCACCAAGAGCACCCCgcaggcagcagcggcggtgCCACCGACCACCAAGAGCGCCCCgcaggcagcagcggcggtgCCACCGACCACCAAGAGCGCCCCgcaggcagcagcggcggtgCCACCGACCACCAAGAGCGCCCCgcaggcagcagcggcggtgCCACCGACCACCAAGAGCGCCCCgcaggcagcagcggcggtgCCACCGACCACCAAGAGCGCCCCgcaggcagcagcggcggtgCCACCGACCACCAAGAGCGccccgcaggcagcagcagcgGTGCCACCGACCACCAAGAGCGCCCCgcaggcagcagcggcggtgCCACCGACCACCAAGAGCGCCCCgcaggcagcagcggcggtgCCACCGACCACCAAGAGCACTCCACAAACAAGTGCTACATTGCTGTCTTCCAAAAACCAAGTGAGTGCCCCGGCATCAGTGTCCAAGAGCAGTGCTCAGGCGGGCAGTTCGCTGCTTCTGGCCCCTAAGAGCGGCGCTCAGGCAGGCACCTCGCTGCTGCTGGCCTCCAAGGGCACTCCTAAGGCAGGCTCCTCGCTCCTGGCCTCCAAGAGCAGCGCTGAGGTGGCTGCCTCGTTGCTGGCCGCTCGGAGCGGCGTTCAGCAGGGATCCTCGCTGCTGACTTCGAAGAGCAGCGCTCAGGTGGCTGCTTCGCTGCTGGCCTCTCGGAGTGGCGCCCAGCAAGGTCCCTCGTCACTGGCATCCCGGGGTGGAGCTCAGGCTGGTGGTTCCTTGCTGGCCTCCAAGGGTGGCACACAGGCAGGTTCACCACAGCTTGCCTCCAAGAGTGGCTCGCAGGCGGGTGAAAGCCCTGCTAAGGCTTTGTGCAAACCATTAACAAGCGAAGATGCAAAGGAAAGACAACCTTTTTTCAACAGACTATACAAAGCTGTAGCCTGGAAACTGGTTGCTGTTGGAGGCTTCAGTCCTAACGTAAATCACGCAGAACTTCTAAACTCATCTATTCAGTCTGTAAAAGCTACATTAGATGTTGCTTTTGTTCCCCTGAAGGAACTTGCAGACTTGCCTCAAAATAAGAGCTCTCTAGAAAATATAGTTTGTGAACTGAGGTGCAAGTCTGTCTACTTGGGTACTGGCTGTGGTAAAAGTATGGAAAATGCCAAAGCGGTTGCTTCAAGAGAAGCTTTGAAATTgttcctgaagaagaaagttatTGTGAagatatgtaaaagaaaatacaaaggtaGTGAAATTGAAGATTTGGTACTTCTGGATGAAGAATCAAAACCTTCGAATTTACCTCCAGCTTTAAGAAATCCTCGTGAGATCTTGTAG
- the ING2 gene encoding inhibitor of growth protein 2: MCCWRGGMMLAGPQLVAGPAAPGGERARLLSLYVQDYLECVESLPLDIQRNASLLREMDTQCQEALKEIDDVYEKYKSENDPVQKKRLQQHLQRALINSQELGDEKIQIVTQMLELVENRARQMETHSQCFQDLSENEKPLEKAKMESCQPERSSRRPRRQRTSESRDLCHIANGIDDCDDQPPKEKRSKSSKKKKRSKAKQEREVSPVEFAIDPNEPTYCLCNQVSYGEMIGCDNEQCPIEWFHFSCVGLTYKPKGKWYCPKCRGDNEKTMDKCTDKSKKDRRSR; the protein is encoded by the exons atgTGCTGCTGGCGCGGGGGGATGATGCTGGCGGGGCCGCAGCTAgtggcggggccggcggcgccgggcggggagcgggcccGGCTGCTCTCGCTCTACGTGCAGGACTACCTGGAGTGCGTGGAGTCGCTGCCGCTGGACATCCAGCGCAACGCCTCGCTGCTGCGGGAGATGGACACGCAGTGCCAAG aAGCATTAAAAGAAATAGATGATGTCTATGAAAAATACAAGTCAGAAAATGATCCTGTTCAGAAGAAACGCTTGCAGCAGCATCTTCAGCGTGCATTAATCAACAGCCAAGAACTTGGAGATGAAAAAATTCAAATAGTTACTCAGATGCTAGAACTGGTAGAGAATAGAGCCCGGCAAATGGAAACACACTCTCAGTGTTTTCAAGATCTGTCTGAGAATGAAAAGCCTCTAGAAAAGGCAAAGATGGAGTCCTGCCAGCCAGAGAGATCTTCACGTAGACCTCGTCGCCAGCGAACCAGCGAAAGCCGTGATCTGTGCCATATAGCAAATGGTATTGATGACTGCGATGATCAGCCACCTAAAGAAAAAAGGTCTAAATCTTCCAAGAAGAAAAAACGCTCTAAAGCCAAACAAGAGAGAGAGGTTTCACCTGTAGAATTTGCAATTGATCCCAATGAACCAACTTACTGCTTATGCAACCAAGTGTCTTATGGCGAAATGATAGGATGTGATAACGAACAGTGTCCTATTGAGTGGTTCCACTTTTCTTGTGTTGGACTCACCTACAAACCAAAGGGGAAATGGTATTGCCCCAAGTGCAGAGGAGACAATGAGAAAACAATGGACAAATGTACTGACAAATCAAAAAAGGATAGAAGATCGAGGTAG